One window from the genome of Pantoea cypripedii encodes:
- a CDS encoding DUF1435 domain-containing protein — protein MIMAMMAACGLWGVSWMLGKRLDSGWGVLLPCAAMPVFALWEPSFSQWRVVMMVALLLTVVMLFHHRLRHYLLLPSCLALAGGLAAVSVNFHLI, from the coding sequence ATGATCATGGCGATGATGGCTGCCTGCGGGTTGTGGGGCGTGAGCTGGATGCTGGGCAAACGTCTGGATAGCGGCTGGGGAGTCTTGTTACCCTGCGCGGCGATGCCGGTCTTCGCGTTGTGGGAACCCAGTTTCAGCCAGTGGCGTGTGGTGATGATGGTGGCGCTGCTGCTGACTGTCGTGATGTTATTTCATCATCGTCTGCGTCACTACCTGCTGCTGCCTTCTTGCCTGGCGCTGGCGGGGGGACTGGCCGCGGTATCGGTGAATTTTCACCTGATCTGA
- a CDS encoding MFS transporter, translated as MFNWTATQRNVAFASFASWTLDAFDFFILVFVLSDLAQYFHTSVSDVSIAIMLTLAVRPIGALVFGRLAEKYGRRPILMLNIVLFSLFELLSAWSPNFAAFLTFRVIYGVAMGGIWGVASSLAMETIPDRSRGLMSGIFQAGYPCGYLLASIIFGLFFESVGWRGMFMIGALPILLLPFIYFKVPESPVWLAARQRKESTALLPIIRQHWKICIYMVLLMACFNFFSHGTQDLYPTFLKVQHQFDPHTVSIIAISYNIAAMLGGIFFGSLSERIGRKKAIMLASFLALPVLPLWAFSSGTWMIGIGAFLMQFMVQGAWGVVPTYLTELVPANARAVLPGFVYQLGNLIASVNATLQSRIAEAHGGNYGLGMAIVAGTVAVLICVFVAFGRETRGIQISGAVARDSR; from the coding sequence ATGTTTAACTGGACTGCAACGCAGCGAAATGTGGCTTTTGCCAGCTTCGCCAGCTGGACGCTGGACGCGTTCGACTTTTTTATCCTGGTGTTTGTATTGAGCGATCTGGCTCAGTATTTCCACACCAGCGTTTCAGATGTCTCTATCGCGATTATGCTCACCCTGGCGGTGCGACCGATTGGCGCGCTGGTGTTTGGGCGTCTGGCGGAGAAATATGGCCGTCGGCCGATTCTGATGCTCAATATCGTGCTGTTTTCATTGTTTGAGCTGCTGTCGGCGTGGTCACCTAACTTCGCTGCCTTCCTGACATTCCGCGTCATTTACGGCGTAGCGATGGGGGGGATCTGGGGTGTGGCATCGTCGCTGGCGATGGAAACCATTCCGGACCGTTCGCGTGGATTGATGTCCGGCATTTTCCAGGCCGGTTATCCGTGCGGTTATCTGCTGGCGTCGATTATTTTTGGCCTGTTCTTCGAGAGCGTGGGCTGGCGTGGAATGTTTATGATTGGCGCTCTGCCCATCCTGCTGCTGCCGTTTATCTATTTTAAAGTTCCGGAATCACCGGTCTGGCTGGCGGCGCGTCAGCGTAAAGAGAGCACGGCATTGCTGCCGATTATTCGCCAGCACTGGAAAATCTGTATCTACATGGTGCTGCTGATGGCGTGCTTTAACTTCTTCAGCCACGGTACGCAGGACCTCTATCCCACCTTCCTGAAAGTGCAGCATCAGTTTGATCCGCATACCGTGAGTATTATCGCCATCAGCTACAACATCGCTGCCATGCTGGGAGGCATCTTCTTCGGTTCACTGTCGGAGCGTATCGGGCGGAAAAAAGCCATTATGCTGGCCTCATTTCTCGCATTGCCGGTGCTGCCGCTGTGGGCCTTTTCCAGTGGTACGTGGATGATTGGGATTGGTGCGTTTCTGATGCAGTTTATGGTGCAGGGCGCGTGGGGTGTGGTTCCGACCTACCTGACGGAGCTGGTCCCCGCCAACGCCCGTGCCGTGCTGCCGGGGTTCGTCTATCAGCTGGGTAACCTGATTGCCTCGGTCAACGCGACGTTGCAGTCGCGGATTGCCGAGGCCCACGGCGGCAACTATGGCTTAGGGATGGCAATTGTTGCCGGGACGGTGGCGGTGCTGATCTGCGTGTTTGTCGCCTTTGGGCGTGAAACGCGTGGCATTCAAATCTCCGGAGCTGTGGCACGCGACTCGCGTTAA
- a CDS encoding DNA polymerase III subunit psi, translating into MTSRRDWLLQQMGITQYQLRRPRVLQGEIAVSLSPDTRLVLVAEHAPDLHEPLVQDVLRTLHLQPAQVMTLTPEQLPMLPEQVDCVGWLLGIESAHPFNGVTFTTAAFNELISSGAAKRALWQQMCNHDSHLFTHP; encoded by the coding sequence ATGACATCAAGGCGCGACTGGCTTTTACAGCAAATGGGGATTACGCAGTATCAGCTGCGGCGTCCGCGCGTGCTGCAGGGCGAAATAGCGGTGAGTCTTTCGCCAGACACCCGGCTGGTGCTGGTGGCCGAACACGCGCCGGACTTGCACGAACCTTTGGTGCAGGATGTATTGCGCACGCTGCATCTGCAGCCCGCTCAGGTGATGACACTGACGCCGGAACAGCTGCCGATGCTACCGGAACAGGTAGATTGTGTCGGCTGGTTGCTGGGTATCGAAAGTGCACATCCCTTTAATGGCGTCACCTTTACGACAGCCGCTTTCAATGAATTAATCAGCAGCGGCGCGGCGAAACGCGCCCTCTGGCAACAGATGTGTAATCATGACAGCCATCTCTTTACTCACCCCTGA
- a CDS encoding LacI family DNA-binding transcriptional regulator: protein MAKSSSGNITRSDVAKVAGTSVAVVSYVINNGPRPVAEATRQRVLEAIKQTGYRPNAVARALASGSTKTFGLVVPNIANPFVAAMAHALLQESLNHGHVMLLGDAGDDRQRELELIQGLLNRQVDGLFYNSVDRHPYIDLIKASGTPLVMLDRVEPQPGVSMLRVNEREAARQVTTHLLSHGYQQVGMISGPLEMLNTQDRIQGWRDALAEYGVQADDSLIFPADYSRQGGYEAAQQMLKSGRVPRALFASNEGQAIGCIRAFSEHGLRVPHDVALVCFNGTEQSAFHVPALTTVRQPLREMAQRAIAMLKNGDGEAELAEFPHHLEIGESCGCQLTRKK, encoded by the coding sequence TTGGCTAAATCGTCATCCGGGAATATTACGCGCAGCGATGTCGCTAAAGTCGCGGGTACGTCGGTCGCGGTGGTGAGTTATGTCATCAACAACGGGCCACGTCCGGTGGCGGAAGCGACACGCCAGCGGGTGCTGGAGGCGATTAAGCAAACCGGCTATCGGCCTAATGCCGTCGCGCGTGCGCTGGCTTCGGGCAGCACCAAAACGTTCGGTTTAGTGGTGCCGAATATCGCCAACCCGTTTGTTGCAGCGATGGCGCATGCCTTGTTGCAGGAGTCGCTGAATCACGGTCATGTCATGTTGCTGGGGGATGCCGGTGATGATCGCCAGCGCGAGCTGGAGTTGATTCAGGGACTGTTGAATCGTCAGGTTGATGGCCTGTTTTACAACAGCGTCGACCGTCATCCCTATATCGATTTAATCAAGGCCAGCGGTACACCGCTGGTCATGCTCGATCGTGTGGAACCCCAGCCGGGCGTCAGCATGCTGCGGGTGAATGAACGCGAAGCGGCGCGTCAGGTGACGACCCATCTGCTCAGTCATGGTTATCAGCAGGTGGGGATGATCAGCGGCCCGCTGGAGATGCTGAATACCCAGGATCGTATTCAGGGCTGGCGCGATGCACTGGCGGAATATGGGGTGCAGGCTGATGATAGTTTGATTTTCCCCGCCGATTATTCGCGGCAGGGCGGTTACGAGGCCGCGCAGCAAATGCTGAAGAGTGGCCGCGTACCGCGCGCGTTGTTTGCCAGCAACGAAGGGCAAGCGATTGGCTGCATTCGTGCTTTTTCTGAACATGGCCTGCGTGTGCCGCATGATGTCGCGCTGGTGTGTTTTAACGGTACCGAGCAGTCGGCATTCCATGTGCCGGCGCTGACGACGGTACGCCAGCCGCTACGCGAAATGGCGCAGCGCGCGATTGCCATGCTGAAAAACGGGGATGGCGAGGCGGAGCTGGCGGAATTTCCTCACCATCTGGAGATCGGTGAGTCCTGTGGTTGCCAACTTACCAGAAAAAAATAA
- a CDS encoding nucleoside hydrolase, giving the protein MKRLIIDCDPGNGIAGANTDDGLALALALASPALSLELITTVSGNTPCAVGAQVAKDLLQRLGVNIPVVQGARQALREDPAPWRARLDGVEDQKLAELWRGVRQPQLLPADGNDAAGVMGQLICDNPGEFTLVAIGPLTNIAQALQRYPQMAEAVAEIVIMGGVFALDDYIKDTNFGLDPEAAHQVLHSGATVTLVPMDATTQTLMTHQDLNRLTVNDHPLTQFVRETLRPWIDYSIRTRHLPGCWIHDALVVAWLLNQRVADGMDYHVDVELRPGATRGKSWRYRTPLRLDVGIPENAGALVHVLHSVDNPLLLEILEQAFNGLK; this is encoded by the coding sequence ATGAAAAGACTGATTATTGATTGTGATCCGGGGAATGGTATTGCCGGTGCAAACACCGATGACGGCCTGGCGCTGGCCTTAGCACTGGCGTCGCCTGCGTTATCGCTGGAGTTAATTACCACCGTCAGCGGCAATACGCCCTGTGCGGTAGGAGCGCAGGTGGCGAAGGACTTGCTACAACGGCTGGGCGTCAATATCCCGGTGGTGCAGGGGGCCAGACAGGCGTTGCGTGAAGATCCGGCTCCGTGGCGCGCCCGTCTTGACGGGGTGGAAGATCAGAAACTGGCCGAGCTGTGGCGTGGCGTGCGTCAGCCACAACTGCTGCCCGCAGATGGCAATGATGCCGCTGGGGTGATGGGCCAGTTGATTTGTGATAACCCCGGTGAATTTACGCTGGTAGCTATCGGCCCGCTCACCAACATCGCGCAGGCATTGCAACGTTATCCGCAGATGGCGGAAGCGGTGGCGGAGATTGTGATTATGGGCGGGGTGTTCGCGCTGGATGATTACATCAAGGACACCAACTTTGGTCTTGATCCGGAGGCCGCGCATCAGGTGCTGCACAGTGGCGCGACGGTGACGCTGGTACCGATGGATGCCACCACGCAAACGCTGATGACACATCAGGATCTCAACCGTCTGACCGTAAACGATCACCCGCTCACCCAGTTTGTGCGTGAAACTCTGCGGCCGTGGATTGATTACTCCATCCGCACGCGCCATCTGCCCGGTTGCTGGATCCATGATGCGCTGGTGGTGGCCTGGTTGCTGAATCAGCGTGTCGCCGACGGCATGGATTATCATGTCGATGTGGAGCTACGCCCCGGAGCAACGCGTGGTAAAAGCTGGCGTTATCGCACGCCGCTGCGCCTGGATGTCGGCATCCCGGAAAATGCCGGTGCACTGGTGCATGTATTGCACAGCGTAGATAACCCGCTGCTGCTGGAGATCCTCGAACAGGCCTTTAATGGTCTGAAATAA
- a CDS encoding WD40 repeat domain-containing protein has translation MQPGHRGLLAVDKQGNRVLFLNPDTFAVEQELNAFPPRPHELLMLPQWGKAYVPIYGDGIHGANPHPGHKVAVIDLRQRVISGFIDLSPLQAPHSGQLGRDGKVYLCCENSAAVAVIDPASDRVEKTIALPSHNAHRLALSPSGRKLFTDNEEDASITVVDLCEAEGRVIDNILLPGPIAGIAASPKHPYLVASAGDAPLLYVVDRQSHRIRQRVRLPGHQQPCQVVRFSPDGERLVAIGDHEAVITLFDDLLNPLGDIVVGNKPMDGCFSDDRRTLLIANEGDGSLSVIDLVQMQVVATPQAGKGCEVLSYFTLK, from the coding sequence ATGCAGCCAGGTCACCGCGGACTACTGGCGGTTGATAAGCAGGGCAATCGCGTACTGTTTCTTAACCCGGACACCTTTGCCGTGGAGCAGGAGCTGAATGCTTTTCCACCGCGGCCCCATGAATTACTGATGCTACCCCAGTGGGGGAAAGCCTATGTACCGATTTACGGTGATGGCATTCACGGCGCAAATCCGCATCCCGGCCATAAAGTGGCGGTGATTGATTTACGTCAGCGCGTGATTAGCGGCTTTATCGATCTCTCACCGTTACAGGCACCGCACAGCGGCCAGCTGGGGCGCGATGGCAAAGTTTATCTCTGCTGCGAAAATAGCGCGGCGGTGGCGGTGATCGATCCGGCCAGCGATCGGGTCGAGAAGACCATCGCACTGCCGTCACACAATGCCCATCGGCTGGCGCTATCCCCCAGCGGTCGTAAATTGTTTACCGACAATGAAGAGGACGCCAGTATCACGGTGGTCGATTTGTGCGAGGCTGAAGGGCGGGTCATCGACAACATTTTGCTGCCTGGTCCGATCGCCGGTATTGCGGCATCACCGAAACATCCCTATCTGGTGGCCAGTGCCGGGGATGCCCCACTGCTGTATGTCGTGGATCGCCAGAGCCATCGTATCCGCCAGCGCGTGCGTTTGCCGGGGCATCAACAACCTTGTCAGGTGGTCCGCTTCAGTCCCGATGGTGAACGGCTGGTGGCGATTGGCGATCACGAAGCGGTGATCACGCTGTTTGACGATCTGCTCAATCCGCTGGGTGATATCGTGGTCGGCAATAAACCGATGGACGGTTGCTTCAGCGATGACAGGCGCACGCTGCTGATTGCCAATGAAGGAGATGGCTCGCTCAGCGTCATTGACCTGGTGCAGATGCAGGTGGTGGCAACACCGCAGGCCGGTAAGGGCTGTGAAGTGCTGAGCTATTTCACACTTAAATAA
- the rsmC gene encoding 16S rRNA (guanine(1207)-N(2))-methyltransferase RsmC → MSALTPASEVILRHSDEFTARHVLFAGDLQDDLPAQLETAATRVHTQQYHHWQNLSRRLAERAVYGLVASAEDVAGCDTLIYFWPKNKPEAQFQLQNLLSLLPVGSDIFVVGENRSGVRSAEGMIEPWAKLEKIDSARRCGLYHGQLEQQPAFDAAAFGDSYMLDHLTIHTQPGVFSRDGLDAGSALLLSTLTPHTKGKVLDIGCGSGVLATVLAQHSPKVRLWLCDVHAAAIEASKATLAANGLEGEVFASNVFSDVTGRFDLIISNPPFHDGLQTSLDAANTLIRGALKHLNSGGELRIVANAFLPYPQVLDETFGNHEVLAQTGRFKVYRAVYGRGAKAR, encoded by the coding sequence ATGTCAGCTTTAACCCCGGCCAGCGAAGTGATTCTGCGCCACAGTGATGAATTTACCGCCCGCCATGTTTTATTTGCTGGCGATTTGCAGGACGACCTGCCCGCCCAGCTGGAAACCGCGGCAACACGCGTGCATACCCAGCAATATCATCACTGGCAGAACCTCAGCCGCCGCCTTGCAGAGCGCGCGGTGTATGGTCTGGTAGCAAGTGCCGAAGATGTTGCCGGCTGCGATACGCTGATCTACTTCTGGCCAAAGAACAAACCAGAAGCCCAGTTCCAGCTGCAAAACCTGCTCTCTCTGCTGCCGGTGGGTAGCGATATCTTTGTGGTGGGAGAAAACCGCAGCGGCGTCCGCAGCGCGGAAGGCATGATCGAACCCTGGGCCAAATTAGAGAAGATCGACAGCGCGCGCCGCTGCGGCCTGTATCACGGTCAGCTGGAACAGCAACCCGCATTTGATGCCGCCGCGTTTGGTGACAGCTACATGCTGGACCATCTCACTATCCATACCCAGCCGGGTGTATTCAGCCGTGACGGCCTTGATGCAGGCAGCGCGCTGCTGCTGTCGACGCTGACGCCGCATACCAAAGGTAAAGTGCTGGATATCGGCTGTGGCAGTGGCGTGCTGGCGACGGTACTGGCACAGCACTCACCCAAAGTTCGTCTGTGGTTGTGTGATGTGCATGCCGCCGCGATTGAAGCGAGTAAAGCCACCCTCGCGGCCAATGGCCTTGAAGGCGAAGTGTTTGCCAGCAACGTGTTCTCTGATGTGACCGGTCGTTTCGATCTGATCATCTCCAACCCGCCGTTCCACGATGGCCTGCAAACCAGCCTGGATGCGGCAAACACGCTGATCCGTGGTGCGCTGAAGCATCTCAATTCCGGCGGTGAACTGCGCATTGTCGCCAACGCCTTCCTGCCTTATCCGCAGGTGCTGGATGAAACCTTCGGTAACCATGAAGTGCTGGCACAAACCGGACGCTTTAAGGTTTATCGCGCGGTTTACGGACGCGGCGCGAAAGCACGTTAA
- a CDS encoding histidine phosphatase family protein yields MTIILMRHGKPDHPVSGRFTARALADWCEGYDQADICDSPPPRSQAIAGLASVIASSPLPRARSSLARLGLQPHAVDAVFSEVAIPHLPFERLYLPLNVWLALLRLLWLCGYAGHVESVQHARQRACQAADKLITLADSGTVLLVGHGIMNKLIARELRKRGWQAEKHASSRHWSSAIYHRPFI; encoded by the coding sequence ATGACCATCATCCTTATGCGACACGGCAAACCCGACCATCCGGTGAGCGGGCGCTTCACGGCGCGGGCGCTGGCCGACTGGTGCGAAGGTTATGATCAGGCTGATATCTGCGATTCACCACCACCGCGCAGCCAGGCCATTGCTGGCCTTGCCAGTGTGATCGCTTCCAGCCCGTTGCCGCGTGCGCGCTCGTCACTGGCGCGGCTGGGATTGCAGCCCCATGCGGTGGATGCGGTATTCAGCGAAGTGGCTATCCCCCACCTGCCATTTGAACGTTTGTATCTGCCGCTTAACGTCTGGCTGGCGCTGCTACGCCTGCTGTGGCTATGTGGCTACGCCGGACATGTGGAATCGGTGCAGCATGCCCGCCAGCGCGCCTGCCAGGCGGCTGATAAACTGATTACCCTGGCGGATAGCGGCACCGTGTTGCTGGTTGGCCACGGCATTATGAACAAGTTGATTGCCCGCGAACTGCGCAAGCGCGGCTGGCAGGCAGAAAAACATGCCAGCAGCCGCCACTGGAGCAGCGCCATTTATCACCGGCCCTTTATTTAA
- the fhuF gene encoding siderophore-iron reductase FhuF — protein MAIITRQDHRFSEHPLIFMQSDRLLASALEDLMREQRSYMLETIKLGQPAPAGTLTLAEWSATPHYRRLTQRYSDHLYRNHPDVQQEAKPLQSLWAQWYFGLLLPPLMLALLLEPRALNCAPHLIHVEFHENGHPCAFWIDVQEDEDARYLNSQQRIDRLIQQLLIPAVNGMTQHGDINARLIWNNMGFSFWWFLGELKTLLPAAVVSQLEQAWFFSQSLLDGSDNPLYRTMIPRNGEMERRSCCQRYRIPDVERCGNCTLKVV, from the coding sequence ATGGCCATTATCACTCGTCAGGATCATCGCTTCAGCGAACATCCACTGATCTTTATGCAGAGCGATCGCCTACTTGCGAGCGCGCTGGAAGATCTGATGCGTGAGCAGCGCAGCTATATGCTGGAAACCATCAAACTCGGCCAGCCCGCCCCGGCAGGTACGCTGACGCTGGCCGAATGGTCTGCCACTCCCCATTACCGCCGCCTGACGCAACGCTACAGCGATCATCTCTACCGTAATCACCCCGATGTACAGCAGGAAGCCAAGCCGCTCCAGTCGCTGTGGGCGCAATGGTATTTCGGCCTGTTGTTGCCCCCCCTGATGCTGGCGCTGCTGCTGGAGCCGCGGGCACTGAACTGCGCGCCCCATCTGATTCACGTTGAGTTCCATGAAAACGGCCATCCCTGCGCCTTCTGGATCGATGTGCAGGAAGATGAAGACGCCCGCTACCTGAATTCGCAACAACGTATCGACCGCCTGATTCAGCAGCTGCTGATCCCGGCAGTGAACGGCATGACGCAGCACGGCGATATCAACGCCAGGCTTATCTGGAACAACATGGGTTTCTCCTTCTGGTGGTTCCTCGGCGAGCTGAAAACATTACTGCCCGCCGCCGTGGTGTCACAGCTGGAGCAGGCATGGTTCTTCAGCCAGTCCCTGCTGGATGGCAGCGATAATCCGCTGTATCGCACCATGATCCCGCGTAACGGCGAGATGGAACGCCGCAGCTGCTGCCAGCGCTATCGTATTCCCGATGTTGAACGTTGCGGTAACTGCACGTTAAAAGTGGTGTAA
- a CDS encoding diguanylate cyclase: MKLQSYEELKHSKYRLSVMLFLFLNVAVALFSLLPFLGEESSTHSLPAALVAGFSITLLTVCLIIPKLKFPLLNPVALLFGALWAWHIDHKYHLVFYFDGSFLIISLLSVFFVSAIALSDYLVAFCLHITPPVFTVLLLDDGQHLVMILFTITLPLIGFSLHHLMRRRFDHFTRRLVRQLYEEKESFSDLSMLDPLTGLYNRRGLKNRLDTILENHAGSHFVLLLDIDHFKAYNDNYGHAMGDQALARVSVAIRDAVRSRDVVTRYGGEEFLVLMTNVNASIAMKLAERIRQYVLNLEIPHRFNERVSTHVTISAGIAPIFADDFDQAVSNADRALYVAKNQGRNTILAWEDLPKTALSSKDLA, encoded by the coding sequence ATGAAATTACAATCTTACGAAGAATTGAAACACAGCAAATATCGTCTTTCAGTGATGCTTTTTCTGTTTCTTAATGTCGCTGTTGCACTATTTAGTTTGTTACCATTTTTAGGGGAGGAATCCAGCACCCATTCACTGCCAGCGGCATTGGTGGCGGGCTTTAGTATTACATTGCTTACCGTTTGTTTAATCATCCCAAAACTGAAATTCCCGCTATTAAATCCTGTCGCGCTGTTATTCGGTGCATTATGGGCATGGCACATCGACCATAAGTACCATCTGGTTTTTTATTTTGATGGCAGCTTTTTAATAATCAGCCTGTTAAGCGTATTTTTTGTCAGTGCTATTGCGCTCAGTGATTATTTAGTTGCGTTCTGCTTACATATCACGCCGCCAGTATTTACTGTTTTACTGCTGGATGATGGCCAGCATTTAGTGATGATTTTGTTCACCATCACCCTGCCGCTGATCGGTTTTTCATTACACCATTTGATGCGCCGCCGCTTTGATCATTTCACCCGGCGTCTGGTGCGCCAGCTGTATGAAGAAAAAGAAAGTTTTAGCGATTTAAGTATGCTGGACCCGCTGACCGGTTTGTATAACCGCCGTGGGCTGAAAAACCGGCTCGATACCATCCTGGAAAACCATGCGGGCAGCCACTTTGTGCTGCTGCTGGATATCGATCATTTTAAGGCTTACAACGACAACTATGGTCATGCCATGGGCGATCAGGCGCTGGCTCGGGTCTCAGTGGCGATTCGTGATGCGGTGCGTTCGCGGGATGTGGTGACCCGCTACGGCGGTGAAGAGTTTCTGGTGCTGATGACCAACGTTAACGCCTCTATTGCCATGAAACTGGCGGAACGGATTCGCCAGTACGTGCTTAACCTGGAAATCCCCCATCGGTTTAATGAGCGGGTTTCAACTCACGTCACCATCAGTGCGGGTATCGCCCCGATTTTTGCTGATGATTTTGATCAGGCAGTGTCCAATGCCGACCGCGCATTGTATGTGGCAAAAAATCAGGGACGTAACACCATTCTTGCCTGGGAAGATTTACCGAAAACCGCCCTGAGCAGCAAAGATCTGGCCTGA
- a CDS encoding YbaK/EbsC family protein produces MSLESVRHFFAEHAPDVDIIEMPESTATVELAARVHGVEPGQIAKTLSLKVKDNVVLIVTRGDARLDNRKLKAALGAKARMLSVDEVVNWTGHPVGGVCPFGLENPLTVYCDVSLRGFAEVLPAAGSIHSAVRISPQRMADLTAAKWIDVCESR; encoded by the coding sequence ATGAGCCTGGAATCGGTACGGCACTTCTTTGCCGAACACGCACCGGATGTCGACATCATTGAGATGCCAGAAAGCACCGCCACCGTGGAACTGGCCGCACGCGTTCACGGCGTGGAGCCGGGGCAGATCGCCAAAACCCTGTCGTTAAAGGTTAAAGATAACGTCGTGCTGATTGTCACGCGCGGTGATGCGCGCCTCGACAACCGTAAACTGAAAGCCGCGCTGGGTGCCAAAGCACGCATGCTGAGTGTTGATGAGGTGGTGAACTGGACCGGTCATCCGGTCGGCGGCGTCTGCCCATTCGGGCTGGAAAACCCGCTGACCGTGTATTGCGATGTGTCACTGCGCGGTTTTGCGGAAGTGTTGCCCGCAGCAGGATCGATTCATAGTGCGGTACGCATTTCACCGCAGCGCATGGCCGATCTCACTGCGGCAAAATGGATTGATGTGTGCGAGTCGCGTTAA
- a CDS encoding MFS transporter, with protein sequence MTVHHSVSQQRALSSSSAADERLATSAGRKDFWRATLSCWLGTAMEYADFALYGLAAGIIFGDVFFPEASPTMALLSSFATWSVGFIARPIGALLFGWIGDRKGRKVVMITTIILMGASTTLIGFIPSYASIGLWAPACLVLLRFTQGLGAGAELSGGTVMLGEYAPVERRGLVSSVIALGSNSGTLIASLVWLAVVQMDQQSLLAWGWRIPFLSSVLIALVALWLRRHLRETPVFERQQAELQAQRHAQLESPVPADTRGFWQRSRAFWTMVGLRIGENGPSYLAQGFIVGYVAKVLMVDKSVPTTAVFIASILGFLIIPFAGWLSDRFGRRITYRGFCLLLMFYAWPAFHLLDSREPAVVIPVMVVGMALASLGIFGVQAAWGVEMFGVKHRYTKMAVAKELGSILSGGTAPLVAAALLSFTGHWWAIAVYFTAMATIGFLTTFVAPETRGRDLNLPDDAI encoded by the coding sequence ATGACGGTACATCACTCCGTTTCGCAACAACGCGCACTGTCTTCTTCTTCGGCTGCTGATGAGCGGCTTGCAACCTCGGCTGGCCGCAAAGATTTCTGGCGTGCCACCTTATCCTGCTGGCTGGGAACGGCCATGGAGTATGCGGATTTCGCGCTCTATGGCCTGGCCGCCGGTATCATTTTTGGCGATGTGTTCTTCCCCGAAGCCAGCCCGACCATGGCGCTGCTTTCCAGTTTTGCTACCTGGTCGGTCGGTTTTATTGCCCGTCCGATCGGGGCACTGCTGTTTGGCTGGATTGGCGATCGCAAAGGACGCAAAGTGGTGATGATCACCACCATCATTCTGATGGGGGCCTCAACCACGCTGATCGGTTTTATTCCTTCCTACGCCAGCATTGGCCTGTGGGCACCCGCCTGCCTGGTGCTGCTGCGCTTTACTCAGGGGCTGGGGGCCGGGGCTGAACTCTCCGGCGGCACGGTGATGCTGGGCGAATATGCGCCGGTTGAACGCCGTGGGCTGGTGTCATCGGTGATTGCGCTCGGTTCCAATAGCGGCACGTTGATCGCGTCGCTGGTGTGGCTGGCGGTGGTACAGATGGATCAGCAAAGCCTGCTCGCCTGGGGCTGGCGTATTCCTTTCCTCAGCAGCGTACTGATTGCGCTGGTGGCATTGTGGCTCCGTCGTCATCTGCGCGAAACCCCGGTATTTGAACGCCAGCAGGCTGAACTGCAGGCACAGCGTCATGCCCAACTGGAAAGCCCTGTACCTGCGGATACGCGCGGTTTCTGGCAGCGCAGCCGCGCCTTCTGGACCATGGTGGGTCTGCGCATCGGCGAAAACGGTCCTTCTTATCTGGCTCAGGGCTTTATCGTCGGCTATGTGGCGAAAGTGCTGATGGTGGACAAATCGGTGCCCACCACCGCGGTGTTTATCGCATCCATTCTGGGTTTCCTGATCATTCCGTTTGCGGGCTGGCTCTCTGACCGCTTTGGCCGCCGTATCACCTATCGCGGTTTCTGTTTGCTGCTGATGTTCTACGCCTGGCCTGCCTTCCATCTGCTCGACAGCCGTGAACCGGCAGTGGTGATCCCGGTGATGGTGGTCGGCATGGCGCTGGCGTCACTCGGCATCTTTGGTGTGCAGGCCGCCTGGGGAGTCGAGATGTTTGGTGTTAAACATCGTTACACCAAGATGGCGGTGGCGAAGGAGCTGGGGTCTATCCTTTCAGGAGGCACTGCACCGCTGGTTGCGGCGGCGCTGCTGTCGTTTACCGGCCACTGGTGGGCGATTGCTGTCTACTTCACGGCAATGGCGACCATCGGTTTTCTGACCACCTTTGTGGCACCGGAAACGCGTGGGCGTGACCTGAATCTGCCGGATGATGCGATCTGA